The following proteins come from a genomic window of Anabas testudineus chromosome 3, fAnaTes1.2, whole genome shotgun sequence:
- the LOC113174217 gene encoding paired amphipathic helix protein Sin3a-like, translating to MKRRVEDQEPIFAAQQQQPRRPPVQGVAESFQHRALAPAPTVIEAATDTMQPSTGIQYSLPQGYQVSTMPQSTSGHGHNNTASHVGPHAHSLAVQSQGPAVVQAHVHPPAPMTSTQGQQQFQRLKVEDALSYLDQVKLQFGNQPQVYNDFLDIMKEFKSQSIDTPGVINRVSQLFKGHPDLIMGFNTFLPPGYKIEVQTNDLVNVTTPGQIHYITPHGISVQNLPVSTASSQPASHHQHQSIPQAGPHTTTTSPIPTQPAPTKTSKPIQSPAHTPTSQPNPSIPSCASPRSPSVQSHAPVSSTPSAGPPLQNNQPVEFNHAINYVNKIKNRFQGQPDVYKSFLEILHTYQKEQRNAKEAGGNYTPALTEQEVYTQVARLFKNQEDLLSEFGQFLPDANSSVLLNKTTPDRAESVRNDHGGTVKRPLLNNKQRLTQNGLLIRRPAGVGVTPPVKKKPKIMEKDHGMTEVGKHSTSTETMFFEKVKKALRSSEAYDNFLRCLHIFNQEVISRAELVQLVIPFLGKFPELFTWFKNFLGYRESSHGESSHAESLPKERATEGIAMEIDYASCKRLGSSYRALPKSYQQPKCTGRTPLCREVLNDTWVSFPSWSEDSTFVSSKKTQYEEHIYRCEDERFELDVVLETNLSTIRALETVQRKVSRMSAEEQLRFKLDNTLGGSSEVIHRKAIQRIYGDKAQDIIDGLKRNPAVCVPIVLKRLKMKEDEWRESQRGFNKIWREQNEKYYLKSLDHQGINFKQNDTKVLRSKTLLNEIEMLYDDRQERASEETPTPPPSGPHMTLTYDDSQILEDAAALIIHHVKRQVGIQKEDKYKIKQIIHHFIPDLLFARRGELSDVEEEEEEEEEDLEMDQDGPRKHNGLPGSSPSKSKLLFSNTAAQKLRGSDDAYNLFFVNNYWYVFFRLHHILCSRLLRIYTQAEKQIEEDAREREWEREVLGLKREKNENPAIQLKMKEPMDVDVDDYYSVFLEMVRNLLDGNMEPAHYEDSLREMFTIHAYIAFTMDKLIQSIVRQLQHIVTDDGCARILDTYLSESANKATGGTLSTQTLRASAEITYQRKAEQLMSDENCFKLMFVKSRGSVSLAMELLDTEEENSDEPVEAERWSDYVGRYLNSDSASPELREHLAQKPVFLPRNLRRVRKCQRGWEQLQQERMTKGPSDKSQDSTSELKMECMFKLNSYKMVYVCKSEDYMYRHTALTRAHQSHQQVNTRLHTRFQTWLDTWAKEHVTSDMAADNHKWLMGDGQEGLLSCTTTCSPEVLHYLNINKYRVKYRTL from the exons ATGAAGAGGCGTGTGGAGGACCAAGAACCGATATTTGCAGCCCAGCAACAGCAACCACGCCGTCCCCCGGTTCAAGGTGTAGCAGAGAGTTTCCAGCACCGGGCCCTTGCCCCGGCCCCTACTGTGATAGAGGCAGCCACAGACACCATGCAGCCATCTACCGGCATCCAGTACTCTCTCCCCCAGGGCTACCAG GTGTCTACAATGCCTCAGAGCACAAGTGGACATGGGCACAACAATACTGCGTCTCATGTTGGTCCCCACGCACACAGTCTAGCAGTTCAGTCTCAGGGTCCTGCAGTGGTCCAAGCCCATGTTCATCCACCTGCACCCATGACATCAACCCAAGGACAGCAGCAGTTTCAACGACTGAAG GTTGAAGATGCCTTGTCCTATCTGGATCAAGTGAAGCTGCAATTTGGGAATCAGCCACAAGTTTATAATGATTTTCTTGATATTATGAAAGAGTTCAAATCACAGAG CATTGACACTCCTGGAGTCATCAACCGTGTGTCTCAGCTCTTCAAGGGCCATCCAGACCTCATAATGGGTTTTAACACTTTCTTGCCACCTGGATATAAGATTGAAGTTCAAACCAACGATCTAGTCAATGTGACCACACCAGGTCAGATCCACTACATCACCCCTCATGGTATTTCTGTTCAGAACCTCCCTGTGAGTACAGCATCCAGCCAACCTGCAAGCCACCACCAGCACCAGAGTATACCACAGGCTGGCCCTCACACTACCACCACCTCGCCCATTCCCACTCAACCAGCTCCAACTAAAACCAGCAAg CCAATTCAGTCTCCAGCCCATACACCCACCAGCCAGCCCAATCCATCCATCCCGTCCTGTGCCTCACCAAGATCGCCTTCTGTTCAGTCCCATGCCCCTGTTAGCAGCACGCCATCTGCTGGACCGCCTCTCCAGAATAACCAGCCAGTGGAGTTCAACCACGCCATAAACTATGTCAATAAAATCAAAAACCGCTTTCAGGGTCAGCCAGATGTGTATAAATCTTTCCTGGAAATCCTGCACACATACCAG aAGGAACAGAGAAATGCTAAAGAGGCAGGAGGTAACTACACTCCAGCACTGACTGAGCAGGAGGTGTACACTCAGGTGGCAAGGCTCTTTAAGAACCAGGAGGACCTCCTTTCAGAGTTTGGACAGTTTTTGCCAGATGCAAACAGTTCAGTG CTGCTGAATAAGACTACGCCAGACCGGGCAGAGTCGGTGCGTAATGATCATGGTGGCACAGTAAAGAGGCCATTgctgaacaacaaacaaagactGACCCAGAATGGCCTGCTGATTAGAAGACCGGCTGGAGTGGGAGTCACACCACCTGTCAAG AAGAAACCCAAAATAATGGAGAAGGACCATGGTATGACTGAAGTCGGCAAACACAGCACCAGCACTGAAACTATGTTCTTTGAGAAG GTAAAGAAGGCCCTTCGGAGCTCTGAGGCGTATGACAACTTCCTGCGTTGTCTGCACATCTTCAATCAAGAAGTAATATCGCGTGCTGAGCTGGTGCAGCTAGTCATACCATTTCTTGg AAAATTCCCAGAGCTTTTTACTTGGTTTAAAAACTTCCTGGGCTACCGGGAGTCTAGTCATGGAGAGTCGAGCCATGCTGAGAGTCTACCCAAAGAACGGGCAACAGAGGGCATCGCCATGGAGATTGACTATGCTTCCTGTAAGAGGCTGGGGTCTAGTTACAGAGCTCTGCCAAAGAGCTACCAGCAGCCCAAGTGCACAGGAAGGACGCCACTTTGCAGAGAG GTTCTAAATGACACATGGGTGTCATTTCCATCATGGTCGGAGGATTCTACATTTGTGAGCTCAAAGAAGACACAATATGAGGAGCATATTTACAGATGTGAAGATGAGCGTTTTGAG CTGGATGTTGTGTTGGAGACCAACCTTTCCACGATACGAGCCTTGGAGACAGTGCAGCGGAAAGTTTCCCGCATGTCAGCTGAGGAGCAGTTGCGCTTCAAGCTCGACAACACACTGGGTGGCTCATCAGAGGTCATTCATCGTAAAGCTATCCAGAGGATATACGGGGACAAGGCCCAAGACATTATTGACGGTCTCAAGAggaacccagctgtgtgtgtacCCATAGTGCTGAAAAG attAAAAATGAAGGAGGATGAGTGGAGAGAATCCCAGAGAGGTTTCAACAAAATCTGGCGGGAGCAGAATGAAAAGTATTACCTGAAGTCACTTGACCATCAAGGCATCAACTTCAAGCAGAATGACACCAAAGTGCTGCGCTCAAAGACCTTGCTCAATGAAATAGAGATGCTGTATGATGAT CGCCAGGAGCGAGCATCAGAGGAAACGCCTACCCCACCACCAAGCGGCCCACACATGACTTTGACCTACGATGACAGCCAAATCCTGGAAGATGCTGCTGCCCTCATCATCCACCATGTCAAAAGACAGGTGGGCATTCAGAAAGAAGACAAGTACAAGATCAAACAGATTATCCACCACTTCATCCCAGATCTGCTGTTTGCACGGCGAGGTGAGCTCTctgatgtggaggaggaggaagaagaggaggaagaagactTGGAGATGGATCAAGACGGCCCCAGGAAGCACAATGGCCTGCCAGGCAGCAGCCCATCCAAGTCTAAGCTTCTTTtcagcaacacagcagctcagaaGCTGCGGGGCAGCGATGATGCCTATAATCTGTTCTTTGTGAACAACTACTGGTATGTATTCTTTCGTCTTCATCACATCCTCTGCTCTCGTCTGCTGCGAATCTACACTCAAGCAGAGAAGCAGATTGAAGAGGATGCCCGTGAGCGAGAGTGGGAAAGAGAGGTGCTGGGActgaagagggagaaaaatgaaaatccaGCAATACAACTAAAGATGAAGGAGCCGA TGGATGTTGATGTAGACGACTATTACTCAGTGTTTCTGGAAATGGTGCGGAATCTTTTGGATGGAAACATGGAGCCTGCTCATTATGAGGACTCCCTGAGGGAAATGTTTACTATCCATGCCTACATTGCCTTCACCATGGACAAACTTATCCAGAGCATTGTTCGGCAG CTCCAGCACATCGTCACTGATGATGGATGTGCACGTATACTGGATACATACCTGAGCGAAAGTGCCAATAAAGCCACAGGGGGCACACTGTCCACACAGACATTAAGGGCCTCAGCAGAGATCACCTACCAGCGCAAAGCAGAGCAGCTTATGTCAGATGAGAACTGTTTCAAG TTGATGTTTGTAAAGAGCCGAGGATCTGTCAGTCTGGCCATGGAACTGTTGGACACAGAAGAGGAGAACTCTGACGAGCCAGTGGAGGCAGAG AGGTGGTCAGACTACGTGGGAAGATACCTGAATTCAGATTCTGCATCTCCAGAGCTGCGCGAGCATCTGGCCCAGAAGCCAGTGTTCCTCCCAAG GAATTTGAGACGGGTAAGGAAATGTCAGAGAGGAtgggagcagctgcagcaggagagaaTGACCAAGGGCCCCTCAGACAAGTCACAGGATAGCACCAGTGAACTGAAGATGGAGTGCATGTTCAAGCTCAACTCCTACAAGATGGTCTATGTCTGCAAGTCAGAAGATTATatgtacagacacacagcacTCACACGGGCTCATCAG TCCCACCAGCAGGTGAACACGCGCCTGCACACACGCTTTCAGACCTGGCTGGACACCTGGGCCAAAGAGCACGTGACCAGTGACATGGCTGCTGACAACCACAAGTGGCTGATGGGAGATGGACAAGAAGGCCTGTTGTCCTGCACCACCACTTGCAGCCCAGAGGTCCTCCATTATCTCAACATTAACAAGTATCGGGTGAAGTACCGAACACTGTAG
- the LOC113174931 gene encoding solute carrier family 25 member 44-like: MQQKRNIQIIEWEDLDKRKFYSFGVFMTMTIRATVYPATLIRTRLQVQRGKSLYSGTFDAFFKILRTEGVRGLYRGFMVNTFTLISGQAYITTYELVRKYVSQYSEDNTVKSLVAGGSASLVAQSITVPIDVVSQHLMMQGQGEHLTRFRLGSNAETGKPKKVFGQTRNIMAQIFAADGFRGFYRGYVASLLTYIPNSAVWWPFYHFYAEQLSKMAPSNCPHLILQAMAGPLAAATASTVTNPMDVVRARVQVEGKTSVIETFRQLIKEEGFWGLTKGLSARIISSTPTAIVMVVGYETLKKLSLRPELVDSRHW; the protein is encoded by the exons ATGCAGCAGAAAAGGAACATCCAGATCATCGAGTGGGAGGACCTCGACAAGAGGAAGTTCTACTCCTTCGGAGTGTTCATGACGATGACTATCCGGGCTACCGTTTACCCGGCCACACTCATCCGCACTCGATTGCAGGTGCAGAGGGGAAAATCGCTTTACAGCGGCACCTTTGATGCCTTCTTCAAGATCCTGCGGACTGAGGGTGTACGAGGCCTGTATCGTGGCTTCATGGTGAACACCTTCACACTCATCTCAGGCCAGGCTTATATAACCACATATGAGCTGGTGAGGAAGTATGTCTCCCAGTATTCTGAGGACAATACGGTCAAGTCGCTGGTGGCAGGTGGCTCAGCCTCCCTCGTTGCTCAGAGCATCACTGTTCCTATTGATGTTGTTTCTCAGCACCTGATGATGCAAGGCCAAGGGGAGCACCTCACTCGTTTTCGACTCGGTTCTAACGCTGAGACTGGGAAACCTAAAAAAGTGTTTGGCCAAACCAGGAACATTATGGCTCAGATTTTTGCTGCTGATGGTTTCCGGGGCTTTTACAGAGGATACGTGGCTTCTTTATTAACTTATATCCCAAACAGTGCTGTGTGGTGGCCTTTCTATCATTTTTATGCAG AGCAACTCTCTAAAATGGCTCCCAGTAACTGCCCTCATCTGATTCTACAAGCCATGGCTGGACCTCTAGCTGCTGCTACCGCCTCAACCGTCACCAACCCAATGGATGTGGTCAGGGCCAGAGTACAG GTCGAAGGGAAGACATCAGTCATTGAGACGTTCAGACAGCTGATCAAAGAGGAGGGCTTCTGGGGATTGACCAAAGGACTGTCAGCACGTATCATTTCATCAACACCCACTGCCATCGTCATGGTGGTCGGCTACGAGACGTTAAAAAAATTGAGTTTGCGACCAGAGCTGGTGGATTCGAGACACTGGTAG
- the LOC113174938 gene encoding uncharacterized protein LOC113174938, which translates to MLHRFNLRILLGGLTLLLFGPACKASSLGLAVYAVPLDSNGGKTAWAHFTAIAPSPCPALSDLCAAGEDCQVYPTSLPFTGMNPKPGWCVRQWQKIVPSNYNSFITLGSTEMYVSMNAGPTIRENTGKLNQPPYVALPPPLRARVNCPHDFSLSIKDLDGDRVQCRYARPEQGECLNCTRYSFIELDEEKCTLTFTGVAQTGQYFIYLMAEDFIPSPRVRLLTGQTPLSSIPVQLSLTVEASTTSCNDEPMVNDGTPKDGSTLFVLPYQQVNFNVYFMSQLESVSEIAVVGPPELYRTGFLSVGPLATMTMAWIRSENNLTHLLPICFVANTISLQSEPRCVWLYQREMKTLPSGTELKCEKTEMVLVLPVTSLSNINLAELQLNSPTCPITYNSTHLTAHISLSGCGTKTVQAGSELVYTNTLQSVRPYTMVSRKPSLILPLACRIPGIQVRGPQFNITMPTEKETFGVFDFQLEFYLPGEGPMSKYTRTPTFQSLQPLVGRRRREAETPSGSHSISIRSTDNTTSGSTGSRISQLDLYVLSNCTVNRAELIVSQCVQSETEDFAQSTPVLQQGCLASNGTLEILTPQTNVKIYRLDLSSLAPTGSTMFVQCTVNLCITTMPSQTCPNLCTRAVSQNSLVNSVFTRSYTVTSGRVSLVLTTPAPSTTTPVTTISTTSTTTLPPPNASVTSTTTTTASSITTTTTAASSTAATTTATNTKTTTVQKTTTSYAPKRASGMAAGVILTTIGIFFQNIFLY; encoded by the exons ATGCTGCATAGATTCAACCTGAGGATCCTGTTGGGGGGCCTGACTCTGTTATTGTTTGGCCCGGCCTGCAAAGCCTCTTCTCTGGGGCTGGCAGTCTACGCTGTGCCCCTGGACAGCAATGGAGGGAAAACG GCGTGGGCTCATTTCACTGCCATTGCCCCCAGCCCTTGTCCTGCTTTGTCTGACTTGTGTGCTGCAGGAGAGGACTGTCAGGTCTACCCTACCTCTTTACCGTTCACCGGCATGAACCCCAAACCTGGCTGGTGTGTCCGCCAGTGGCAGAAAATTGTCCCGAGCAACTACAATTCCTTCATCACATTAGG GTCCACAGAAATGTATGTCTCAATGAATGCAGGACCAACAATTCGGGAAAACACTGGGAAACTCAACCAGCCACCTTATGTagctctccctcctccactgaG AGCTCGCGTGAACTGTCCTCACGACTTCTCTCTGTCCATTAAAGACCTGGATGGGGACCGGGTTCAATGTCGATATGCCCGTCCTGAGCAGGGAGAGTGTCTCAACTGTACACGGTACTCCTTTATAGAACTGGATGAG GAGAAATGTACGTTGACATTCACTGGAGTAGCACAAACAGGCCAATATTTCATCTACCTAATGGCAGAAGACTTCATTCCTTCCCCCAGAGTAAGACTCCTCACAGGCCAAACGCCCCTCAGCTCCATCcctgtgcagctctctctcACTG TGGAGGCGTCAACCACCAGTTGCAATGATGAACCTATGGTAAATGATGGTACGCCCAAAGACGGCTCCACGCTGTTTGTCCTGCCATACCAGCAGGTGAACTTCAACGTTTACTTCATGTCACAGCTAGAGAG TGTATCAGAGATAGCAGTGGTTGGACCCCCTGAACTCTACAGAACTGGATTCTTGTCAGTTGGCCCCCTGGCAACTATGACCATGGCCTGGATCAGATCCGAAAACAATCTGACACACCTTTTGCCCATCTGCTTTGTTGCAAATACCATAAG TTTACAGTCAGAGCCCAGATGCGTGTGGCTGTACCAAA GGGAGATGAAGACACTACCTTCTGGAACAG agctGAAGTGTGAGAAGACAGAGATGGTGCTGGTGCTCCCTGTCACCTCCCTGAGCAACATCAACTTGGCAGAACTGCAGCTCAACAGCCCCACCTGTCCCATCACCTATAACAGCACACACCTGACTGCACACATCTCCCTGAGTGGCTGCGGCACCAAAACTGTG CAAGCTGGTTCAGAGCTAGTTTACACCAACACCTTGCAAAGTGTGCGTCCCTACACTATGGTCAGCCGCAAGCCCTCCCTCATCCTTCCTTTGGCCTGCCGGATCCCTGGAATCCAGGTCAGGGGACCTCAGTTCAACATCACTATGCCTACAGAGAAGGAGACCTTTGGGGTGTTTGACTTCCAGTTGGAATTTTACCTACCAGGAGAGGGGCCAATGTCAAAATACACAAGAACCCCCACATTTCAGAGTCTCCAGCCGTTGGTAGGACGAAGGCGTCGAGAAGCAGAAACACCATCGGGGAGCCACAGCATCTCCATCAGGTCCACTGACAACACTACCAGTGGGAGCACTGGGTCCAGGATCAGCCAGCTGGACCTTTATGTGCTGTCCAACTGCACCGTGAATCGAGCTGAGCTGATAGTGAGCCAATGTGTTCAGTCTGAGACAGAGGACTTTGCACAATCCACCCCCGTTTTACAGCAAGG GTGTTTGGCTTCCAATGGCACATTGGAGATTCTTACACCACAAACCAACGTCAAGATTTATCGACTTGATTTGAGCTCCTTGGCACCAACAGGATCAACG ATGTTTGTTCAGTGCACAGTCAATCTGTGCATTACCACCATGCCCTCTCAGACATGTCCTAATCTGTGCACCCGCGCAGTTAGTCAGAATTCACTGGTTAACAGTGTGTTCACCAGATCTTACACTGTCACCTCGGGACGAGTTAGCCTTGTGCTCACCACTCCTGCACCATCCACAACAACACCTGTCACCACTATTTCGACCACTAGCACAACTACACTGCCTCCACCTAATGCTTCTGTTACTAGTACCACTACCACCACTGCTTCTAGTATTACTACTACCACCACTGCTGCTAGTAGTACTGCTGCTACCACGACTGCTACCAATACAAAAACCACAACAGTACAGAAAACCACCACCTCATATG CTCCAAAACGAGCGTCAGGAATGGCAGCAGGAGTGATTTTGACAACTATTGGCATATTTTTTCAAAATATCTTCCTTTACTGA
- the LOC113174522 gene encoding cellular retinoic acid-binding protein 1, whose protein sequence is MANFAGTWKMKSSENFDELLKALGVNTMLRKVAVAAASKPHVVIKQNGDHFYINTSTTVRTTEINFVIGEEFNEETVDGRKCKSLATWETENKIYCKQTLLSGNGPKTFWSRELRGDELVLTFGADDVVCTRVYMRA, encoded by the exons ATGGCCAATTTTGCAGGAACCTGGAAAATGAAGAGCAGCGAGAATTTCGATGAGCTGCTCAAAGCCCTGG GTGTGAACACCATGTTGAGGAAGGTAGCGGTGGCGGCTGCTTCCAAGCCCCACGTCGTGATAAAGCAGAACGGTGACCACTTCTACATCAACACCTCCACCACAGTCCGCACCACGGAGATCAATTTTGTCATTGGTGAGGAGTTCAACGAGGAGACGGTGGACGGCAGGAAGTGTAAG AGCTTGGCCACTtgggaaacagaaaacaagatttACTGCAAACAGACTCTGCTTAGCGGGAATGGCCCAAAGACCTTCTGGAGCAGAGAACTCAGAGGGGACGAGCTCGTTCTG ACTTTTGGGGCCGATGATGTGGTGTGCACACGGGTCTACATGCGAGCATAG